DNA from Candidatus Nealsonbacteria bacterium:
AAACAAGCCGGCTAAATTCCCGGGATTAACCAACTCTGTTTTGCCGATTTTTTCCTCCCAGGGTTTATGAGTGTGGCCATAAAATACCAAATCGTATTTTTGGCTATTAGCTAAATCTCTGGCAATTTCCGGAAAATGACAAAAAGCAATTTTCTTGCCATCTATTTTTATTTCTCCGAATTCTTCCCAAATTTTGCTTTTGGGCAGTTCCTTAAAAGAATTCTCAGGAATTTCTGAAAAATCGGCATCAGCTCTGCTGAAAATAATATAAATTTTACCTTGAAAATTATTCAGCCCTTCTTTTAGGGTTTGCGGATGAAAAATATCGCCGCAATGAATAATAAGATTGATTTTCTCTTTTTTAATCAAATCAACCGCCTTTTTTAAATTGGCTACATTGTCGTGAGTATCCGAAATAATCGCAATTTTCATATTCTCAAAAACAACGTAATATCATTGCTAACGTAATATCATTGCTAGAACATTTATTTTACGTTAGTTTTATTTTACAATCTAATTTCTTTTTTCAGCCAGGGGTTTATAATTTCACCGTATAGCTTTTTG
Protein-coding regions in this window:
- a CDS encoding YfcE family phosphodiesterase, yielding MKIAIISDTHDNVANLKKAVDLIKKEKINLIIHCGDIFHPQTLKEGLNNFQGKIYIIFSRADADFSEIPENSFKELPKSKIWEEFGEIKIDGKKIAFCHFPEIARDLANSQKYDLVFYGHTHKPWEEKIGKTELVNPGNLAGLFYRATFAIYDTKINKLELKILN